A single Streptococcus thermophilus DNA region contains:
- a CDS encoding response regulator transcription factor, translating into MHKILLVEDDEVIRQQVKKMLEQWGYEVVLVEDFMEVLSIFVKVEPHLVLMDIGLPLFNGYHWCQEIRKVSKVPIMFLSSRDQAMDIVMAINMGGDDFVTKPFDQNVLLAKIQGLLRRSYEFGKDQSLLEYMGVILNLKAMDLVYQGEVVSLTKNEFQILQALFEHAGNIVSREDLMKELWNSDFFIDDNTLSVNVARLRKKLEAVGLKDFIETKKGVGYGLRHDG; encoded by the coding sequence ATGCATAAGATTTTATTAGTGGAGGACGACGAGGTTATCCGTCAACAAGTCAAAAAAATGCTAGAACAATGGGGTTACGAAGTTGTTCTTGTTGAAGATTTCATGGAAGTATTATCTATTTTTGTAAAAGTAGAGCCCCACTTGGTTCTTATGGACATTGGTTTACCTCTATTTAATGGTTATCATTGGTGTCAGGAAATTCGTAAGGTCTCCAAGGTGCCTATTATGTTCTTGTCTTCCAGAGATCAGGCCATGGATATCGTTATGGCAATCAATATGGGTGGGGACGACTTTGTGACTAAACCCTTTGACCAAAATGTTCTCTTGGCAAAAATTCAAGGGCTTTTGCGCCGATCTTATGAGTTTGGAAAGGATCAGAGTCTTTTGGAATATATGGGTGTGATTTTGAACCTTAAGGCCATGGATCTGGTTTATCAGGGAGAAGTCGTTTCTTTGACCAAGAACGAGTTTCAGATTTTACAAGCTCTCTTCGAACATGCTGGTAATATCGTTAGTCGGGAAGACCTCATGAAGGAGCTTTGGAATAGTGACTTCTTTATTGATGATAATACCCTGTCTGTCAATGTGGCACGTTTACGTAAGAAGTTAGAGGCAGTTGGTTTGAAGGACTTTATTGAAACCAAGAAAGGTGTCGGTTACGGGTTGCGTCATGATGGATAA
- a CDS encoding MATE family efflux transporter, with translation MHKTHSLRERFLVFFKIFVPILIYQFANFSAAFVDTTMTGQYDALHLAGVAMATSLWSPFFTFLTGIVSALVPIIGHHLGAGRKDRVAPDFYQFLYMALGLSLILFALVFLGAPLVLGHLGLEPVVRKVALGYLRFLSLGIIPLLLFSVVRSFLDALGLTRLSMYLMLLLLPLNGFFNFLLIYGIAGLPELGGAGAGLGTSLAYWALFLISIAVIRKHKKVKPYQIEKIQPLDKTALLDALKLGLPIGGTVFAEVSIFSGVGLVMAKYPSLVIASHQAAMNFSNLTYAFPLSVSSAMAIIISYEFGAKRMDAVKSYSKLGRLTALVFAGFTLFFLYFLRYDLAELYGHEPEFLRMTTVFMTYSLFFQVSDAFAAPLQGILRGYKDTKVPFYLGVLSYWGLTFPVGYLLEKVAGLGPYSYWIGLIASLIVSGLCYQWRLNRIVKRYESHH, from the coding sequence ATGCACAAAACACATTCTCTCCGTGAGCGATTTCTTGTTTTCTTCAAGATTTTTGTGCCCATACTAATCTATCAGTTCGCCAACTTCTCGGCAGCCTTTGTGGACACTACCATGACTGGTCAATACGATGCCCTACACTTGGCGGGTGTAGCCATGGCAACGAGTTTATGGAGTCCTTTTTTTACCTTCTTAACAGGTATCGTCTCTGCCTTGGTTCCGATTATCGGGCACCATCTAGGGGCAGGTCGCAAGGATCGAGTAGCTCCAGATTTCTATCAATTTCTCTATATGGCTTTAGGTCTATCACTGATCCTCTTTGCCCTCGTTTTTCTGGGGGCACCCTTAGTTCTGGGACACTTAGGTTTGGAACCAGTGGTCAGAAAGGTAGCCCTTGGTTACCTACGCTTTTTGAGCCTTGGAATTATTCCCCTTCTGCTCTTTAGCGTGGTTCGCTCCTTCCTTGATGCGCTTGGCCTCACGCGCCTTTCCATGTACCTCATGCTTTTGCTTCTACCACTAAATGGTTTCTTCAATTTTCTCCTCATCTATGGCATCGCTGGTCTACCAGAGTTGGGGGGAGCCGGAGCAGGTCTGGGAACTTCATTGGCTTACTGGGCTCTTTTCCTTATTTCCATCGCAGTTATCAGAAAGCATAAGAAGGTTAAACCCTACCAGATTGAAAAAATCCAACCCCTTGATAAGACGGCTCTGCTTGATGCACTGAAACTAGGCCTCCCCATTGGTGGAACGGTCTTTGCGGAGGTCTCCATCTTCTCAGGCGTTGGTCTAGTTATGGCCAAGTATCCATCCCTAGTCATTGCCAGTCATCAGGCGGCCATGAATTTCTCAAACCTCACGTATGCCTTTCCTCTCAGTGTTTCCAGTGCAATGGCTATCATTATTTCTTATGAATTTGGAGCTAAACGCATGGATGCGGTTAAGAGCTATAGCAAACTAGGACGTCTAACTGCCTTAGTTTTTGCTGGCTTTACCTTGTTCTTTCTCTATTTCTTGAGATATGATTTAGCTGAACTCTATGGACATGAACCTGAGTTTTTGAGAATGACAACCGTTTTCATGACCTATAGCCTCTTCTTTCAAGTATCGGATGCCTTTGCGGCTCCACTTCAAGGAATTCTGCGTGGCTATAAGGACACCAAGGTTCCTTTCTATCTCGGTGTCTTGTCCTACTGGGGCTTGACCTTTCCTGTTGGTTACCTTCTTGAAAAAGTTGCTGGACTGGGTCCATATAGTTACTGGATTGGCCTGATTGCCAGTCTTATCGTCAGTGGTCTTTGTTACCAATGGCGCCTAAATAGAATCGTCAAACGCTACGAATCACATCATTAA
- the msrB gene encoding peptide-methionine (R)-S-oxide reductase MsrB gives MSNPNNHVIYLAGGCFWGVEEYFSRVPGVLDAVSGYANGSSETTRYELISQTGHAETVQVTYDAGKVTLREILLHFFRIINPLSKNKQGNDVGTQYRTGVYYTDVNDLPIIEKVFQEMSEQYGQPLAVELLPLQHFIPAEEYHQDYLKKNPNGYCHINVNQAVNPVIDSSSYHKPSQEELKVSLSPEAYAVTQENRTERAFTSPLWNHFEPGIYVDVVTGEPLFSSRDKFYSACGWPSFSRPISPEVANYKEDHSHNMDRIEVRSRVGDSHLGHVFPDGPSDKGGLRYCINGVATRFVPKADMEKEGYAYLLDQVD, from the coding sequence ATGTCAAATCCAAATAATCATGTGATCTATCTTGCTGGTGGCTGTTTCTGGGGTGTGGAAGAGTACTTCTCTCGTGTGCCTGGTGTGTTAGATGCGGTTTCGGGTTATGCTAATGGTAGTAGTGAGACGACTCGTTATGAGCTCATCAGTCAGACGGGACATGCTGAGACTGTTCAGGTGACCTATGATGCTGGCAAGGTGACATTGCGAGAGATTCTGCTACATTTTTTCCGTATCATCAATCCTCTAAGCAAAAACAAACAGGGGAATGATGTGGGAACCCAGTACCGTACGGGTGTTTACTATACTGATGTAAATGACCTTCCAATCATCGAGAAAGTTTTCCAAGAAATGTCTGAGCAATACGGTCAGCCTTTGGCGGTTGAGTTGTTGCCACTTCAGCACTTTATTCCTGCTGAGGAATACCATCAGGACTATCTCAAGAAGAATCCTAATGGCTATTGCCATATTAATGTTAATCAAGCCGTTAACCCTGTTATTGATTCAAGTTCTTATCACAAGCCAAGTCAGGAGGAACTTAAAGTAAGTCTGAGTCCAGAAGCCTATGCTGTGACCCAAGAAAATAGAACAGAACGAGCCTTTACAAGCCCACTTTGGAATCATTTTGAACCAGGGATTTATGTTGATGTAGTGACCGGTGAGCCTCTCTTTTCATCTAGGGACAAGTTTTATTCAGCCTGTGGCTGGCCAAGTTTCTCTCGTCCTATTAGTCCCGAGGTTGCCAACTACAAAGAAGACCATTCTCACAATATGGATCGTATTGAGGTTCGTAGTCGTGTAGGAGATTCTCATCTTGGGCATGTCTTTCCAGATGGGCCAAGTGACAAGGGGGGGTTACGCTACTGTATCAATGGTGTAGCAACGCGATTTGTGCCTAAAGCTGATATGGAAAAAGAAGGCTATGCCTACTTACTTGACCAAGTAGATTGA
- a CDS encoding amino acid ABC transporter substrate-binding protein yields the protein MKKKSIFAIVGIIFIAVIAYFGYQTASGSKTTQTVSKSSSNEKVLRVATTGVSFPGSYKDSNGDLTGFDVEIARAVGKKIGYKVEFITTSFDGLFGLLQSGKVDAVASSIAITDERQKSYDFTTPYATFQYGVVVKKDSSLTNINELGGHTLAATVGSNQIKVVNAYDPSIQIQTFDDREAALTGVTNGQVDGYSNSKTILSAIIKQKNLDLKILDGELGQENIAIAFNKGKNKDLREKADKSVEELIKDGTVSKLSKKYFSGIDATYKK from the coding sequence ATGAAAAAGAAATCAATTTTTGCTATTGTAGGTATTATTTTTATTGCTGTAATTGCATATTTTGGCTATCAAACTGCATCAGGTTCGAAAACGACCCAAACAGTCTCAAAATCTAGTTCAAATGAAAAGGTTCTACGTGTTGCCACAACAGGTGTAAGTTTCCCTGGTTCTTATAAAGATTCGAATGGTGATTTGACAGGTTTTGATGTAGAAATTGCTAGAGCAGTTGGCAAGAAAATCGGCTATAAAGTGGAGTTTATAACAACAAGTTTTGATGGACTGTTTGGTCTTTTGCAAAGTGGTAAAGTTGATGCGGTCGCAAGTAGTATCGCAATTACGGATGAACGCCAAAAATCTTACGATTTCACAACACCGTATGCAACCTTCCAATATGGTGTTGTCGTTAAAAAAGATTCTTCACTAACAAATATTAATGAGCTTGGGGGTCATACATTAGCAGCAACCGTTGGTTCAAACCAAATTAAAGTTGTTAATGCTTATGATCCATCTATTCAAATTCAAACCTTCGATGACCGTGAAGCAGCTTTGACAGGGGTAACGAATGGTCAAGTTGATGGTTACTCAAACTCTAAGACAATCTTATCAGCTATTATTAAACAAAAAAATCTAGATCTGAAGATTTTGGATGGTGAATTAGGACAAGAAAACATTGCCATTGCTTTCAATAAAGGAAAAAATAAAGACTTACGAGAAAAAGCGGATAAATCTGTGGAAGAGTTAATTAAAGATGGAACAGTCTCAAAACTTTCTAAAAAATACTTCTCAGGTATTGATGCCACTTATAAAAAATAA
- the purB gene encoding adenylosuccinate lyase — MTSVLDSILLQNNFSTPAIRSIWSDDNKISKQLAVEAALAKIEGDLGIIPKSAADKIVKKAKVDNFDFLSLQKESAEKRHSLIALIHALQEEVGGKEGEFVHYGVTTQDIVDTGIMLQTKEAYNIILDHTKDLISTLAKLTKEHRSTLMIGRTHGIHAIPITFGFKLSIWLDELLRSQRRLKQLLENDVFVGSISGAVGSYASFFGRGREVEKAVLKELGLAVPNISWQPSRDRFSEFASVLGIFSGTLGKIGRELFTLMKTEIDEVHEPFKKGEVGSSTMPQKRNPALIEGLASLTQPVFKDVDLMFQSLLIDGERDAIHWRNEWVALPEITSYLDAQIVNATYILSGLKVNQDKMLDNLNKQGALPYSERIMFEVGLKLGKQTAHEIVYQAAMTALEENKDFIDLVYSDERVRLNFTKEDILSWVDPKNNIGECLEKVDEVLSQVTI; from the coding sequence ATGACGAGTGTTTTAGATTCCATATTATTGCAAAATAATTTTTCAACTCCAGCTATACGTTCTATATGGAGTGATGATAATAAAATTTCAAAACAATTGGCTGTTGAAGCTGCTTTAGCGAAGATTGAAGGTGATTTAGGCATCATTCCAAAATCAGCAGCTGATAAAATTGTGAAAAAAGCCAAGGTAGATAACTTTGATTTTCTTTCTCTACAAAAAGAAAGTGCTGAGAAACGTCATTCATTGATTGCTCTCATTCATGCTTTGCAAGAAGAGGTTGGAGGAAAAGAAGGTGAGTTTGTTCATTATGGTGTCACTACCCAAGATATAGTGGATACTGGTATAATGTTGCAAACTAAAGAAGCCTATAATATCATTTTGGATCATACAAAAGACCTTATTTCTACTCTAGCAAAATTAACCAAAGAACATCGTTCGACACTTATGATAGGTCGGACACATGGTATACATGCTATTCCAATCACTTTTGGCTTCAAATTGTCAATCTGGTTGGATGAACTCTTACGAAGTCAACGAAGGTTGAAGCAATTGCTTGAGAATGATGTTTTCGTAGGTAGTATCAGTGGTGCGGTTGGTTCTTATGCCTCATTTTTCGGTAGAGGAAGAGAAGTTGAGAAGGCAGTCTTAAAAGAGTTAGGCTTAGCTGTTCCTAACATCTCTTGGCAACCTTCTCGAGATCGTTTTTCTGAATTTGCAAGTGTTTTAGGTATTTTCTCAGGTACACTTGGGAAAATCGGTCGTGAGCTTTTTACATTGATGAAAACAGAAATTGATGAGGTACATGAGCCTTTTAAAAAAGGTGAAGTAGGATCATCAACCATGCCTCAAAAACGTAATCCTGCCCTTATTGAAGGGTTAGCGAGCCTGACACAACCGGTCTTTAAAGATGTTGATTTGATGTTTCAATCGCTTCTAATTGATGGTGAGCGGGATGCTATTCATTGGCGTAATGAATGGGTAGCTTTACCAGAAATTACAAGCTATCTTGATGCTCAAATCGTCAACGCAACTTATATTTTATCTGGATTGAAAGTTAATCAAGATAAGATGCTTGATAATTTAAATAAACAAGGAGCTCTCCCATATTCTGAGCGTATCATGTTTGAAGTGGGACTAAAACTCGGCAAACAGACTGCCCACGAAATTGTCTATCAGGCAGCAATGACTGCACTTGAAGAAAACAAAGACTTCATTGACTTGGTTTACTCAGATGAGAGGGTGAGGTTAAACTTCACAAAAGAAGATATATTATCTTGGGTAGATCCTAAAAATAATATTGGTGAATGTCTAGAAAAAGTGGATGAAGTTTTATCACAAGTAACTATTTAA
- a CDS encoding amino acid ABC transporter ATP-binding protein produces MTLISLKDLDVTIGKKQILKNIDLEVEKGSVTVFIGPSGSGKTTLLRTINLLQKPSQGILRISNTEVDTSKLSKNAIREIRQYSTMIFQSFNLFKNFTVLENVYRPLILNGKYSKSEAKEIALQALKDVGLEKFVSQYPATLSGGQQQRVAIARAVAFHPEVILFDEPTSSLDPEMVESVLQVIVNLAKKNITMILVTHEMEFARKIADKAVFIENGEILTQGDAKILLSNEGSHDRVRSFVNSLYRGTPESAEL; encoded by the coding sequence ATGACTCTTATTAGTTTGAAAGATCTAGATGTAACAATTGGTAAAAAACAAATTTTGAAAAATATTGACTTGGAAGTTGAAAAAGGTTCAGTTACTGTTTTTATCGGACCGAGTGGTTCTGGTAAAACAACCCTACTAAGAACTATTAATTTACTTCAAAAGCCCAGTCAAGGTATATTACGGATTTCTAATACAGAAGTTGATACTTCAAAATTGTCTAAGAATGCTATTCGAGAGATAAGACAATACTCAACAATGATCTTTCAGAGTTTTAACTTATTTAAAAATTTTACCGTACTAGAAAATGTGTATCGTCCTCTTATTCTAAACGGAAAATATAGTAAGTCAGAAGCTAAAGAAATTGCGCTACAAGCTTTAAAAGACGTTGGTCTTGAGAAATTTGTTTCACAATACCCTGCTACCCTATCTGGGGGTCAGCAGCAACGGGTGGCAATTGCGCGTGCGGTTGCTTTTCATCCAGAAGTTATTCTATTTGATGAACCTACGTCTTCACTAGATCCTGAGATGGTTGAAAGTGTTCTTCAAGTTATTGTAAATCTTGCGAAGAAGAATATTACAATGATCTTGGTAACACATGAAATGGAGTTTGCAAGAAAAATTGCAGATAAGGCTGTCTTTATAGAAAATGGTGAAATCCTAACTCAAGGAGATGCTAAGATTTTACTATCTAATGAGGGTAGTCATGATAGGGTACGTTCTTTTGTAAACTCACTGTACAGAGGCACACCAGAAAGTGCAGAATTGTAA
- a CDS encoding amino acid ABC transporter permease, giving the protein MNFSWEYFFELFVKLPAYIPVTIFIALISMILAILIGLFITWLQLSKSKVLIFISQVYISLFRGMPTLVQLFLIFYGLPQLFPAFKGMSALTAALIGIGLKEAAYLSEIFRAAINSIDKGQIEAGEALNIPAWKLFLHVILPQATLNALPATGNTFISLLKETSLAFTLGITELFGNAKMIAGESFRYFETYLAVGLLYWIMIVVYTWVQKQFEKELEIPYRRDLHDSY; this is encoded by the coding sequence ATGAATTTTAGTTGGGAATATTTTTTTGAATTATTTGTAAAGTTACCAGCCTATATTCCAGTAACTATTTTTATAGCTCTTATTTCTATGATTTTAGCTATTCTAATTGGACTATTTATTACATGGTTGCAATTGTCTAAAAGTAAGGTTTTGATATTTATCTCACAAGTTTATATTTCTCTCTTTAGGGGAATGCCAACGCTTGTTCAATTGTTCCTTATTTTTTATGGTTTGCCTCAACTATTTCCTGCTTTCAAAGGAATGTCGGCATTAACTGCTGCTTTAATTGGAATTGGGTTAAAAGAGGCTGCTTACTTGTCAGAAATATTTAGGGCGGCAATTAACTCTATTGATAAGGGACAAATTGAAGCTGGGGAAGCATTGAATATTCCTGCTTGGAAGTTGTTTCTTCATGTAATCCTTCCCCAAGCTACCCTAAATGCTCTTCCTGCAACAGGCAATACCTTTATTAGTTTGTTGAAAGAAACATCTTTGGCTTTTACATTAGGGATAACAGAGCTTTTTGGTAATGCTAAGATGATTGCTGGCGAATCGTTTCGTTATTTTGAAACCTATTTAGCAGTTGGTCTACTATATTGGATAATGATTGTAGTATATACATGGGTTCAAAAACAATTTGAAAAAGAATTAGAAATTCCGTATAGGAGGGATTTACATGACTCTTATTAG
- a CDS encoding GNAT family N-acetyltransferase, with the protein MEKVSIKEIEQLTELFHTAYSNNEKLGIHFKAATISSEEVEDHWLGQPMFTEKADGKIVTTASLRLPWSKNPSPFALPHLGWVATHPDYQGRSLARMLIEEVIDEFVIKKLRAPAITLGTALEHPWLIKAYEKLGFVYLSEKQLFSDHKTIYMIKILDKKALLNVNDKELQDLIKENVNEF; encoded by the coding sequence ATGGAGAAAGTTAGTATAAAAGAGATTGAACAGCTCACAGAACTCTTTCACACAGCATATAGTAATAATGAAAAGCTAGGAATTCATTTCAAAGCTGCTACCATTAGTTCTGAGGAAGTTGAAGACCATTGGCTAGGGCAACCCATGTTTACTGAAAAGGCCGATGGAAAGATAGTGACAACAGCATCTCTAAGATTACCATGGTCTAAAAATCCTTCTCCCTTTGCTTTACCTCATCTTGGTTGGGTTGCGACCCATCCTGATTATCAAGGGAGGTCTTTGGCTAGGATGCTTATAGAAGAAGTAATTGACGAATTTGTTATTAAGAAATTGAGAGCACCTGCTATAACTTTGGGAACTGCACTTGAACACCCATGGCTTATCAAAGCTTATGAGAAGTTGGGCTTTGTTTACTTATCGGAAAAACAACTTTTTTCGGATCATAAGACTATATATATGATTAAGATATTGGATAAAAAAGCTCTTTTGAATGTTAATGATAAAGAATTACAAGATCTAATAAAGGAGAATGTTAATGAATTTTAG
- a CDS encoding MmgE/PrpD family protein, which produces MTVTEDLVFHLLKRYKPSTHNQKQLEIAYLAFIDYLACLSKGLETTKNQAFIKSFGLLGEKKIWFSSYSTTPERLALLQGYLAHYEDLDDVLVTYRGHPSAVIFSALLAVSENDVQLKDFLWSYVQGVELAGRLGQQFQPQHVKEGWHATATIGTLAATAAIGSLKQLSSDCFSQLLSLATSQASGFLYQEGTDGKPLNAGFAARNAVVAYQIIRSGLSAYADPFSSKRGWSQTIIGKALDSKQLLENWLQPSQLEKVGLWFKNYPICSAATAGLEAAQKAFELNLSLSEIESLVIHFTEDGDRALTHRTPQNGIEGKFSIEYITWLGLIKGKVDYSDFSENTVDQAFHQFRNLITRKNDLKASSEKRTICLEIITKEETYSFLVEDPKGSPANPLLEDDIFEKASQLSHGKLDVLFKIKERETLTLGEIKKLLSER; this is translated from the coding sequence ATGACAGTAACTGAAGATTTAGTTTTTCATCTCTTGAAAAGATATAAACCTTCCACTCATAATCAAAAACAACTTGAGATAGCCTACCTAGCATTTATTGATTATCTTGCTTGTTTATCAAAGGGCTTGGAAACTACAAAGAACCAAGCGTTTATTAAATCATTCGGTTTGCTAGGAGAGAAAAAAATCTGGTTTTCATCGTATTCAACGACTCCTGAGAGATTAGCTCTATTACAAGGTTATCTAGCACATTACGAAGACTTAGATGATGTTTTAGTAACTTATAGAGGACATCCAAGTGCAGTCATTTTCTCAGCTTTGCTTGCAGTTTCTGAGAATGATGTTCAGCTAAAAGATTTTCTCTGGTCCTATGTTCAAGGAGTTGAATTAGCTGGTAGACTGGGGCAACAATTTCAACCACAACATGTCAAAGAAGGTTGGCATGCGACAGCAACAATTGGGACTTTGGCAGCAACAGCAGCAATAGGAAGCTTAAAACAGTTATCGAGCGATTGTTTTTCGCAATTATTATCATTGGCCACAAGTCAAGCATCTGGTTTTCTATATCAAGAAGGAACTGATGGTAAACCATTGAATGCGGGTTTTGCAGCGAGAAATGCAGTGGTTGCTTATCAAATAATAAGGTCAGGCTTAAGTGCGTATGCGGATCCTTTTTCGTCTAAAAGAGGATGGAGTCAAACTATAATTGGTAAGGCATTAGATAGTAAGCAACTTCTAGAGAATTGGTTGCAACCTAGCCAGTTAGAAAAAGTGGGTCTTTGGTTTAAGAATTATCCTATCTGCTCAGCAGCAACAGCAGGTTTAGAAGCGGCTCAGAAAGCTTTTGAACTAAACCTATCTCTATCAGAAATTGAAAGTCTTGTTATTCATTTTACCGAGGATGGTGACAGAGCTTTAACACATCGTACTCCTCAAAATGGTATCGAGGGAAAATTTTCAATCGAGTATATTACTTGGTTGGGTTTGATAAAAGGTAAGGTTGACTATTCTGATTTCTCTGAAAACACTGTTGACCAAGCATTTCATCAGTTTCGAAATCTGATTACACGAAAAAATGATTTAAAAGCAAGCTCAGAAAAAAGGACTATTTGTTTAGAAATCATTACTAAAGAGGAGACTTACTCATTCTTAGTTGAGGATCCTAAAGGTTCACCAGCTAATCCTTTATTAGAAGATGACATTTTTGAGAAGGCTTCTCAGCTAAGTCATGGAAAATTAGATGTTCTATTTAAGATAAAAGAAAGAGAAACTTTAACACTGGGTGAAATCAAGAAATTACTTTCAGAAAGGTAA
- a CDS encoding aminotransferase class I/II-fold pyridoxal phosphate-dependent enzyme, with protein MEIIAPYRVSQRQNHFTSHQQGEIKKLNKEGKRVINLGRGNPDQPTFQPIVEEFLKASVKVKNQGYPPYGGKDSLKEAIISFYKSEYDVELSNDEVMIFSGLLVALTALPMVLANPEDIVLTPNPAFFGYDAGIKMAGAVNYPLPLTIENNFLPQYSSIPKEILEKSKLLFLNYPNNPTGAGANDEFFKETVAFAKENNLVVSHDFAYSDISFSGKSPSFLQAPGAKEVGIEIYTLSKTFNMAGFGIAFAVGNKEVISLLKGYIRASVGGTFGSVQDASTYALLYSEKERGQLQKLYKERRDLVLSLLEEHNIDVIKSEGTFFIWIKLPKTIDDITFVEEFLTKEQVALIPGSTFGEFGKGYIRLSLVSDLKTIQLGIEKLIAFLEKKRVI; from the coding sequence ATGGAAATAATAGCGCCCTATCGAGTGTCTCAGAGACAGAATCATTTTACATCTCATCAACAGGGAGAAATAAAAAAATTAAACAAAGAGGGAAAAAGGGTCATTAACTTAGGACGAGGTAATCCTGATCAACCGACCTTTCAACCCATCGTTGAAGAATTTTTAAAGGCTTCAGTTAAGGTGAAAAATCAGGGCTATCCTCCATATGGAGGTAAGGACAGTTTAAAAGAAGCAATTATTTCTTTTTATAAATCTGAGTATGATGTTGAACTTAGTAATGACGAAGTGATGATATTTAGTGGTTTGCTTGTGGCATTAACTGCTTTACCAATGGTTCTGGCGAATCCTGAAGATATCGTTTTAACACCGAATCCAGCATTTTTTGGATATGATGCGGGAATTAAGATGGCTGGAGCCGTTAATTATCCTCTCCCTTTAACTATTGAAAATAATTTTCTACCTCAATATTCATCTATTCCTAAAGAAATCCTAGAGAAATCAAAATTACTTTTTTTAAATTATCCCAATAACCCAACTGGTGCTGGAGCAAATGACGAATTCTTTAAGGAAACTGTAGCCTTTGCTAAAGAGAATAATCTTGTTGTTTCTCATGATTTTGCTTATTCGGATATTAGCTTTTCAGGAAAATCTCCTAGTTTTCTGCAGGCTCCCGGAGCTAAAGAAGTAGGAATAGAAATCTATACACTTTCTAAGACCTTTAACATGGCGGGCTTTGGGATTGCTTTTGCAGTCGGAAACAAAGAGGTTATTTCTCTTCTAAAAGGCTATATTAGGGCTTCTGTTGGAGGAACGTTTGGATCGGTTCAGGATGCTTCGACATATGCACTTTTATATTCAGAGAAGGAACGTGGGCAACTTCAAAAGTTGTATAAGGAAAGACGAGATCTTGTTTTAAGTCTGTTGGAAGAACATAATATTGATGTTATAAAATCAGAAGGAACTTTTTTCATTTGGATTAAACTACCTAAAACAATAGATGATATTACTTTTGTGGAAGAGTTTCTTACAAAGGAACAAGTAGCTTTGATTCCGGGTTCTACTTTTGGAGAATTTGGTAAGGGATACATCCGATTAAGTTTAGTATCAGATTTAAAAACGATTCAATTAGGAATTGAGAAGCTAATTGCTTTTCTAGAAAAGAAGAGAGTTATATGA
- a CDS encoding iron-containing alcohol dehydrogenase codes for MFTGYCTFQEVERIEKIITDADALIAFGDGQLVDTAKLVTDNLSIKSVIVQTVPSNCAALTTKSIVYSEAHEKIANVRHKKAVDLVLLEPDILKTAPRKYLLWGIGDTLAKFYEIRRQITKENENLVSAQIGKEYITICRREVLKVTDIEALDDLALTNLFDTIFLVAASVDGILDQDGRSVIAHAFYNGYVKVKPDYIKTHGEAVALGSLLQTIIEREPSAVYRKEIEDYHAKIGLPLTLKELGLDTDEELDELSNYISKSNDSRVQSVFPGLEAHIVREALEEIRG; via the coding sequence TTGTTCACGGGATATTGCACATTCCAAGAAGTTGAAAGAATAGAAAAAATTATCACTGATGCGGATGCTTTAATTGCTTTTGGTGATGGTCAGTTGGTAGACACAGCAAAACTTGTAACTGATAACTTATCGATAAAATCAGTTATCGTCCAAACAGTTCCTTCAAACTGTGCCGCCCTTACAACAAAGAGTATTGTCTATTCTGAGGCTCACGAAAAAATAGCTAATGTGAGACATAAAAAAGCGGTGGATTTAGTCTTGTTGGAACCAGATATTCTAAAGACAGCACCACGAAAATATCTTTTATGGGGCATTGGGGATACACTTGCTAAATTTTATGAAATAAGACGACAAATTACCAAGGAAAATGAGAACCTTGTCTCTGCACAAATAGGAAAAGAGTATATTACAATCTGTAGGCGTGAAGTGTTGAAGGTGACTGACATTGAAGCCCTAGACGATTTAGCATTGACCAATTTATTTGATACGATTTTCTTAGTTGCTGCATCTGTAGATGGGATATTGGATCAAGATGGTAGAAGTGTTATAGCTCATGCATTTTATAATGGCTATGTCAAAGTAAAACCGGATTATATAAAAACACACGGAGAAGCTGTTGCTTTAGGAAGTCTTCTACAGACAATCATTGAAAGGGAGCCTTCGGCAGTTTATCGTAAGGAGATTGAGGACTACCACGCTAAGATTGGTTTACCTTTGACATTAAAAGAACTGGGCTTGGATACAGACGAAGAGCTTGATGAATTATCTAACTATATATCTAAATCAAATGATAGCCGAGTTCAATCAGTATTCCCAGGTTTGGAAGCACACATTGTCAGGGAAGCTTTAGAAGAAATTAGAGGATAG